In Chryseobacterium gleum, a single genomic region encodes these proteins:
- a CDS encoding DUF445 domain-containing protein, which translates to MNDEAKRKQLRKYKAFATGLFVLMAVIFIVTTILQKSDNSHWVGYVRAFAEAAMVGALADWFAVTALFRHPLGLPIPHTNLIENSKQRLGDNLGSFVVSNFLSPQNIRPYIQKLKVSNFAGEWLGKEKNQEILLRNLSDIVLDILNKLDDSTVSQFISKKVSEMTDDIKLNKVVGNGIHYILEKNDHQRIITNLSKQIKEYILENDEMIKDRVKKGSYSFIPSFVDNKIADKIADGLSDFFKEIEEDPQHEVRSLITQKIHEFSVDLKEDPKWDEEFKTIKNGLLKNDKLDEYSNDIWVSIKKTLIKELQEENSALKNYLSKNLNEFAQNLKTDESLQNKIDHWVRVTAYKYILKNTHQFGNLISTTVGNWQGKELSEKLELEVGKDLQFIRVNGTLVGGLVGLIIYTIAHFFI; encoded by the coding sequence ATGAATGACGAAGCAAAAAGAAAACAGCTCAGAAAATATAAAGCGTTTGCCACAGGGTTATTTGTCCTGATGGCCGTTATTTTTATCGTTACCACTATTTTACAGAAGTCTGACAACTCCCATTGGGTCGGCTATGTACGGGCTTTTGCCGAAGCAGCAATGGTGGGTGCGCTGGCCGATTGGTTTGCAGTAACCGCGCTGTTCCGTCATCCTCTGGGGCTTCCGATTCCTCACACCAACCTTATTGAAAACAGCAAACAAAGGTTAGGAGATAATCTGGGAAGTTTTGTAGTGAGTAATTTTCTTTCCCCACAGAATATCCGTCCTTATATTCAAAAACTCAAAGTATCCAATTTCGCCGGCGAATGGCTTGGAAAAGAGAAAAACCAGGAAATATTACTGAGAAACCTGTCCGATATTGTACTGGATATTCTTAATAAACTGGACGATTCTACGGTGAGCCAGTTTATCAGCAAAAAAGTATCGGAAATGACAGATGATATTAAGCTTAATAAGGTTGTCGGAAACGGGATTCACTATATTCTTGAAAAAAATGATCACCAAAGGATCATCACCAACCTTTCCAAACAGATCAAAGAATATATCCTAGAAAACGATGAAATGATTAAAGACCGCGTAAAGAAAGGTAGCTACTCCTTCATTCCTTCTTTTGTAGATAATAAAATTGCGGATAAAATTGCCGACGGGCTTTCTGATTTTTTCAAAGAGATAGAAGAAGATCCTCAGCATGAAGTAAGGTCATTGATTACCCAGAAAATTCATGAATTCTCTGTTGATCTGAAAGAAGATCCTAAGTGGGATGAAGAATTCAAAACCATCAAAAACGGTCTCCTGAAAAATGATAAACTGGATGAATATTCCAATGACATCTGGGTTTCTATCAAAAAAACGCTGATCAAAGAACTTCAGGAAGAAAATTCTGCATTGAAGAACTACCTTTCAAAAAACCTGAATGAGTTTGCTCAAAACTTAAAGACAGATGAAAGCCTTCAGAATAAAATTGACCATTGGGTTCGTGTGACGGCTTATAAATACATTCTGAAAAACACACATCAGTTCGGAAACCTCATCAGTACTACTGTCGGTAACTGGCAGGGAAAAGAACTCAGTGAAAAACTGGAGCTGGAAGTAGGAAAAGACCTTCAGTTTATCCGGGTCAACGGAACCCTTGTAGGCGGTCTGGTAGGACTGATCATCTATACCATTGCTCACTTTTTCATTTAA
- the msrB gene encoding peptide-methionine (R)-S-oxide reductase MsrB: MENTEAKSNPYYSRTDTTKLNVSNEEWKKILAPELYAIAREAATERAFTGKYNEFDEIGEYYCAVCGNHLFRSTSKFSSSCGWPSFFEADKEGVYYKRDQSYGMDRVEVLCKRCDSHLGHVFDDGPKPTGLRYCMNSISLEFVPDSQK; this comes from the coding sequence ATGGAAAATACAGAAGCAAAAAGCAATCCATACTATTCCAGAACTGATACCACAAAACTTAATGTTTCCAATGAAGAATGGAAAAAAATCCTTGCGCCGGAATTATATGCAATCGCAAGGGAAGCCGCTACCGAAAGAGCTTTCACCGGAAAATATAACGAATTTGATGAGATAGGAGAGTATTATTGTGCTGTATGTGGAAATCATTTGTTCCGTTCTACCTCAAAATTTTCCAGCAGTTGCGGCTGGCCCAGTTTCTTTGAAGCAGATAAGGAGGGCGTTTATTACAAAAGAGACCAGTCTTATGGAATGGACAGGGTAGAGGTACTTTGCAAAAGATGTGATTCCCATCTTGGGCATGTCTTTGATGACGGTCCGAAGCCCACCGGATTAAGATATTGTATGAATTCTATAAGTCTGGAATTTGTTCCGGATTCTCAAAAATAA
- a CDS encoding murein L,D-transpeptidase catalytic domain family protein: protein MKGFYSVLGLVYMVTTSFYISPRVMVKSENVKTTKTVKAADTKSEKGTTAISSSEALYQSIAFDPEHELNYEVFSKALTGYENLKKAGLLTQDSHLLTICDFSMSSNMKRLWVIDLEDKKVLFNSLVAHGKNTGEEFATNFSNRESSLQSSLGFYITDATYQGDNGYSLKLLGMDKGFNDAAYRRAIVLHGADYVSDAFAAMHKRIGRSWGCPAVPRELTQSIINTIKGRNCLFIYYPDQNYLSSSEWLKA from the coding sequence ATGAAAGGATTTTATAGCGTACTAGGCCTTGTTTACATGGTGACGACTTCATTCTACATTTCTCCAAGAGTGATGGTGAAAAGTGAGAATGTCAAAACAACGAAAACTGTAAAAGCAGCTGACACGAAATCTGAGAAGGGCACAACAGCCATATCTTCATCAGAAGCACTATACCAATCAATCGCATTTGACCCTGAACATGAGCTGAATTATGAAGTGTTCTCAAAAGCATTGACTGGCTATGAAAATTTAAAAAAAGCAGGATTGCTTACCCAGGACTCGCATTTATTGACTATCTGCGATTTTTCTATGTCTTCTAACATGAAAAGACTTTGGGTAATTGATCTTGAAGACAAGAAAGTTCTGTTTAACTCATTAGTGGCACACGGAAAAAACACAGGCGAAGAATTTGCGACGAATTTTTCTAACAGGGAAAGTTCGCTGCAGAGCAGCCTTGGATTTTATATCACAGATGCAACCTATCAGGGAGATAACGGATATTCTTTGAAATTGCTTGGAATGGACAAAGGCTTTAATGATGCTGCCTACAGAAGAGCAATTGTACTTCATGGAGCAGATTACGTAAGTGATGCATTTGCAGCCATGCACAAAAGAATCGGAAGAAGCTGGGGATGTCCGGCTGTACCAAGAGAGCTGACGCAGTCTATCATTAATACCATTAAAGGACGAAACTGCCTCTTCATCTATTATCCCGATCAGAACTATCTTTCTTCTTCAGAATGGTTGAAAGCATAA
- the fabF gene encoding beta-ketoacyl-ACP synthase II gives MKRVVITGLGAVTPLGNNVEEFWQNSIKGVSGAGLITHFDTEKFKVHFACEVKGFDPKVYLNHNEIKRSDLFTQYAMYASAEAIQDSGLELEKIDPFDTGVIWGTGQGGMWTFEKEVMDFAAGDGTPRFNPFFVPKFIANMASGMISMKYGLQGINYTTVSACATGNTALMDAFNYIRLGKAKVIISGGSEAAITPASIGGFSIMKAMSTRNDDFATASRPYDTDRDGFVMGEGAGALVLEEYEHAVARGAKIYAELAGAAMTADAYHMTAPHPDGVGAIKAMQLAVKEAGANMEDIDYINPHATSTPIGDTIELTAINKAFKGSKNLDISATKSMTGHLLGAAGAVEAILSIKAIQNGIIPPTINLHNIDESIPKDINIVFGEAKEKNINFALSNAFGFGGHNATVVFKKFS, from the coding sequence ATGAAGAGAGTTGTCATTACAGGTCTGGGCGCAGTGACGCCTTTGGGAAATAATGTCGAAGAATTTTGGCAAAACAGTATTAAAGGAGTCAGCGGAGCAGGACTCATTACCCATTTTGACACAGAAAAATTTAAAGTACATTTTGCCTGTGAGGTAAAAGGCTTTGATCCAAAAGTATATCTGAACCATAACGAAATCAAAAGAAGCGATCTGTTTACGCAATATGCAATGTATGCTTCTGCGGAAGCGATTCAGGATTCCGGACTGGAACTTGAAAAAATAGATCCGTTCGATACCGGAGTTATCTGGGGAACAGGACAAGGTGGAATGTGGACCTTCGAAAAAGAAGTGATGGATTTTGCTGCAGGTGATGGTACACCACGTTTTAATCCGTTCTTTGTACCAAAGTTCATTGCCAATATGGCATCAGGAATGATTTCTATGAAATATGGCCTTCAGGGAATCAATTATACTACGGTATCTGCCTGTGCTACAGGAAATACGGCATTAATGGATGCTTTCAACTATATCCGTCTCGGAAAAGCCAAAGTTATCATCAGCGGTGGTTCTGAGGCAGCTATTACACCGGCTTCCATCGGAGGATTTTCTATTATGAAGGCCATGTCTACAAGAAATGATGATTTTGCGACAGCCAGCCGTCCTTATGATACAGACAGAGACGGATTTGTAATGGGTGAAGGCGCAGGAGCATTGGTGCTTGAGGAATATGAGCATGCTGTTGCCAGAGGAGCAAAAATCTATGCAGAATTAGCCGGAGCAGCCATGACTGCGGATGCTTACCATATGACAGCACCTCATCCTGACGGTGTCGGAGCTATTAAAGCAATGCAGCTGGCAGTGAAAGAAGCAGGAGCCAATATGGAAGATATTGATTACATTAATCCGCACGCTACGTCTACACCGATTGGAGATACAATTGAATTAACAGCTATCAACAAAGCATTTAAAGGAAGTAAAAATCTTGACATCAGTGCCACAAAATCCATGACCGGCCATTTGCTCGGTGCTGCCGGTGCGGTAGAAGCCATCCTCTCAATCAAAGCGATTCAGAATGGGATCATTCCACCAACGATCAATCTTCACAATATTGATGAGAGTATTCCTAAGGATATCAATATTGTATTTGGTGAGGCGAAAGAAAAGAATATTAATTTTGCATTGAGCAATGCCTTTGGATTCGGAGGACATAATGCGACTGTAGTATTTAAGAAATTCAGCTAA
- a CDS encoding PaaI family thioesterase, protein MDRLAQLKQFIGKEFDQSPSPFMKWLNPVVISAEEGQLEFQYTVRPEWLNPVGNLHGGVTAAIVDDIIGATMFSLNENSFITTINNVIDYFSTAKENDNIVAETKIIKRGKQFVNAQCEIWNADKTRLIARGTSNLFKINN, encoded by the coding sequence ATGGATAGATTAGCACAATTAAAACAATTCATCGGAAAAGAATTTGACCAGTCACCCTCTCCTTTTATGAAATGGCTTAATCCTGTTGTTATTTCTGCTGAAGAAGGTCAGCTGGAGTTTCAATATACCGTAAGACCGGAATGGCTGAACCCTGTCGGAAACCTTCACGGTGGAGTTACCGCTGCTATTGTAGATGATATCATTGGTGCCACCATGTTTTCTTTAAATGAAAATTCTTTCATTACCACTATAAATAATGTCATCGATTATTTTTCAACTGCAAAAGAAAATGATAATATTGTAGCCGAAACTAAAATCATTAAAAGAGGTAAGCAATTCGTCAATGCACAATGCGAAATATGGAACGCAGACAAAACAAGATTAATCGCAAGAGGAACCTCAAATTTATTCAAAATCAATAACTAA
- a CDS encoding acetyl-CoA C-acetyltransferase has product METKKVAIVGYNRIPFARMNTAYSEQGNQDLLLASLNGLIDRYRLKGKRLGEVAGGAVIKHISESNLIRETVMNTTLDPATPACDLQQACDTGIEAAIYIGNKIALGQIDCGIACGVEAMSNIPFESSPRLRKALLKANKEKSAFGKLKQLLSPKLKDWMPIPYKGQEPKTGLVMGEHTEITAKYYNISRQEQDELALKSHQNMAKAYDEGFFDDMVTPAFGLDKDNNLRRDSSIEKLSQLKPAFDKQNGTLTAGNSTPFTDGASAVLLASEEWAKANDLPVLAYISFSELAGIEYVENKQDLLLAPVFAAERMLKKAGMNLSDFDYYEIHEAFAAQVLATIKIWENDELAKKFGLEKALGKIDRSKLNVKGGSLAAAHPFAATGGRIIATLAKLLHEKGSGKGFISICAARGQGVTMILEK; this is encoded by the coding sequence ATGGAAACAAAAAAAGTGGCTATTGTAGGATACAACAGAATTCCTTTTGCCAGAATGAATACCGCTTATTCGGAACAGGGGAACCAGGATCTCCTTCTTGCTTCTCTGAACGGATTGATAGACCGTTATCGTCTTAAAGGAAAACGACTCGGGGAAGTGGCCGGCGGTGCTGTAATTAAACACATTTCTGAAAGCAACCTCATCAGAGAAACCGTGATGAATACAACGCTGGATCCTGCAACTCCTGCATGTGATCTTCAACAGGCATGCGACACTGGAATTGAGGCAGCTATTTATATTGGAAATAAAATTGCCCTGGGCCAGATAGACTGTGGTATTGCATGTGGTGTGGAAGCCATGAGCAATATTCCTTTTGAATCTTCACCCCGTTTGAGAAAAGCCCTGCTGAAGGCTAACAAAGAAAAGTCAGCATTCGGAAAATTAAAACAATTACTGAGCCCGAAACTGAAAGACTGGATGCCTATTCCCTATAAAGGACAGGAACCCAAGACAGGCCTTGTTATGGGTGAACATACAGAAATTACTGCAAAATATTACAATATATCAAGACAGGAACAGGATGAATTAGCATTAAAAAGCCACCAGAATATGGCAAAAGCTTATGATGAAGGATTCTTTGATGATATGGTCACTCCAGCTTTCGGTCTGGATAAAGATAATAACCTAAGACGTGACAGCAGTATTGAAAAGCTTTCACAGCTGAAACCTGCTTTCGACAAGCAGAACGGAACTTTAACGGCCGGAAATTCAACTCCATTTACAGACGGAGCTTCAGCAGTTTTGCTGGCCAGTGAGGAATGGGCAAAAGCCAATGATCTTCCTGTTTTAGCTTATATCAGCTTTTCAGAGCTTGCCGGAATAGAATATGTTGAAAATAAACAGGATCTGCTCCTGGCGCCGGTTTTTGCAGCAGAAAGAATGCTGAAAAAAGCAGGTATGAATCTTTCTGATTTCGATTATTATGAAATTCATGAAGCATTTGCCGCACAGGTTTTAGCTACCATAAAGATTTGGGAAAATGATGAGCTTGCCAAAAAATTCGGACTGGAGAAAGCCCTAGGAAAAATAGACAGAAGTAAACTGAATGTAAAAGGAGGAAGTCTTGCAGCCGCGCATCCTTTTGCCGCAACAGGTGGAAGAATTATTGCAACCCTGGCAAAATTACTTCATGAAAAAGGCAGCGGAAAAGGGTTTATATCCATCTGTGCCGCCCGTGGACAGGGAGTAACGATGATTTTAGAAAAATAA
- a CDS encoding TetR/AcrR family transcriptional regulator yields the protein MSKAEKTKQHIIEKTATLFNTKGYISTSLSDITQATGLTKGSIYGNFENKDEVAIEVYKYNAGVLSKTLSRSFGDEFPTSLDKLHAFVDFYRKNWKFVFANGGCPLMNAATEADDSFPALRAQVKRSFEQWMIKISDTIAAGQSKGEIDKRISAEQYASLFIMLIEGGILLSKTMGDQSYLNHALDKVAQMIDHELNILPS from the coding sequence ATGTCGAAGGCAGAAAAAACAAAACAGCATATCATTGAGAAAACAGCAACTCTTTTTAATACCAAGGGTTACATTTCCACATCGCTGTCAGACATTACCCAGGCAACCGGACTGACGAAAGGCAGTATTTACGGAAATTTTGAAAATAAAGATGAAGTGGCCATTGAGGTTTATAAATATAATGCCGGAGTATTGAGTAAAACGCTCAGCCGTTCCTTTGGTGATGAATTCCCCACGTCTCTGGATAAACTTCATGCATTTGTAGATTTCTACAGAAAAAACTGGAAGTTTGTCTTTGCGAACGGAGGATGTCCTTTGATGAATGCTGCAACAGAAGCAGATGATTCCTTTCCAGCCTTAAGAGCCCAGGTAAAAAGGTCTTTTGAGCAGTGGATGATAAAAATATCAGATACAATTGCAGCAGGACAAAGTAAGGGGGAAATTGATAAAAGGATCAGTGCTGAGCAGTATGCTTCCCTTTTCATTATGCTTATTGAAGGCGGCATTCTGCTGTCAAAAACAATGGGTGATCAAAGTTATCTCAACCATGCTTTAGATAAAGTTGCCCAAATGATTGATCATGAACTCAACATTCTTCCATCATAA
- a CDS encoding OsmC family protein: MRRNATAVWNGTIKEGKGHLTTQSTTLNQTQYSFNSRFADGVGTNPEELLAAAHAGCFTMKLDAELSQAGYNPEELKTTSVITLDPNIGKITKSELTLTAKVPGISEEEFQKFAKIAEEGCPVSAAFNFEITLNATLEN, from the coding sequence ATGAGACGTAACGCAACAGCCGTTTGGAACGGTACTATCAAAGAAGGAAAAGGACACTTAACTACTCAGAGTACAACTTTAAACCAGACTCAATATTCTTTCAACAGCCGTTTTGCAGATGGTGTAGGGACAAATCCTGAAGAATTGCTGGCAGCAGCCCATGCAGGATGTTTCACTATGAAACTGGATGCAGAGCTTTCACAAGCCGGATATAACCCTGAAGAATTAAAAACAACTTCTGTCATCACTTTAGATCCCAACATTGGAAAGATTACAAAATCTGAACTGACATTAACCGCTAAGGTTCCTGGAATCTCAGAAGAAGAATTCCAGAAATTCGCTAAAATTGCAGAAGAAGGATGCCCTGTAAGTGCTGCATTCAACTTTGAAATTACATTGAATGCTACTTTGGAAAACTAA
- a CDS encoding helix-turn-helix domain-containing protein, producing MPQPLIFEDHYKRLGLEIFSEGSLKDFSGDRFRTDIKIFFIPAGYELTVDFNHYKTQKPSLFFLTNQHLSIQKGKEESILLFYNRDFYCIQIHDKEVACDGLLFHNVFEIPFVELDHSETALIKSLFQNIQDELEWKDSSAEEMIRTYVKQIIIRATRKWKKQNLDNDSFRIPGSELDIFRDFSRLLEIHFREKHNVADYAELLHMAPKTLTHKFKHLNLESPNQFIINRILLEAKRLLFYTDKPVKEIAYDLGYEDPAYFNRLFTNKTGNTPANFKKNYTSGKKYNI from the coding sequence ATGCCGCAACCGCTTATTTTTGAAGATCATTATAAAAGACTCGGACTGGAGATATTTTCAGAGGGAAGCCTGAAGGATTTCAGCGGGGATCGGTTCAGAACAGATATTAAAATATTTTTTATTCCTGCCGGATATGAACTTACGGTCGATTTTAACCATTACAAAACCCAAAAACCTTCCCTGTTTTTTCTAACCAACCAGCATCTAAGCATACAAAAAGGGAAAGAGGAATCAATTCTTCTCTTTTATAACCGCGATTTTTACTGCATCCAGATTCATGATAAAGAAGTGGCTTGTGACGGGCTACTCTTTCATAATGTATTTGAAATTCCTTTTGTGGAGCTTGATCATTCTGAAACGGCTCTTATAAAATCCCTGTTTCAGAATATTCAGGATGAACTTGAATGGAAAGATTCCTCAGCAGAAGAAATGATAAGAACCTATGTAAAACAGATTATCATCCGGGCTACGCGGAAATGGAAAAAACAAAATTTAGATAATGATAGCTTCAGAATTCCTGGCAGCGAGCTTGATATTTTCAGGGATTTCAGCAGGCTTCTTGAAATTCATTTCAGGGAAAAGCATAACGTCGCTGATTATGCAGAACTGCTTCATATGGCTCCGAAAACTTTAACCCATAAATTTAAACATCTAAATCTCGAATCTCCCAATCAGTTTATCATCAACAGAATTTTACTGGAAGCAAAACGATTGCTTTTTTATACAGACAAGCCTGTAAAAGAAATTGCCTACGACCTGGGATATGAAGATCCTGCTTATTTCAACCGCCTTTTCACCAACAAAACAGGAAATACACCGGCCAATTTTAAAAAAAATTACACTTCGGGAAAAAAGTACAATATTTAA
- a CDS encoding AraC family transcriptional regulator, with translation MSKLENILREITPLSPEDSFLVFDRIKASFDFPYHYHPEIEINFVYKGKGYRRMIGDHTGEIGNLELVLVGPNLPHCWANYRCKNRKTHEITIQFNQDFFNQSMMQKNILKPINNLMKDSIRGILFSEETAEKLKDSFLNLSKMNSFESFIEIMKILNELAIAENKTLLSSYSIELETFDDNDKMKIIHDFVHKNFENKITLDKVASLVNMSNVTFNRFIKKRTGKTFVNYLNEIRISYAARWLMEKNLTVFEIAFEAGFNNIANFNKVFKSIKKTTPTEFKEQFKGVKKIE, from the coding sequence ATGAGCAAATTAGAAAATATTCTGAGAGAAATAACTCCACTATCTCCCGAGGATAGCTTTCTCGTATTTGACAGGATTAAAGCTTCTTTTGACTTTCCTTACCATTACCATCCTGAGATTGAAATTAATTTTGTTTATAAAGGAAAGGGTTATCGTAGGATGATAGGTGATCATACAGGAGAAATTGGTAATCTGGAATTGGTTCTTGTAGGGCCCAATTTACCGCATTGCTGGGCAAACTACCGGTGTAAAAACAGAAAAACCCACGAAATCACCATACAGTTCAATCAGGATTTCTTTAATCAGTCCATGATGCAGAAAAATATCCTGAAACCCATCAATAACCTGATGAAAGACTCTATCAGAGGGATTCTTTTTTCTGAGGAAACAGCTGAAAAACTAAAAGACTCGTTTCTCAACCTGTCGAAAATGAACAGTTTTGAATCTTTCATAGAAATTATGAAAATTCTGAATGAACTTGCTATTGCAGAAAATAAAACGCTTCTTTCATCATACAGTATTGAGCTTGAAACTTTTGATGATAATGACAAGATGAAGATTATACATGACTTTGTGCACAAGAACTTTGAAAATAAAATAACACTGGACAAAGTAGCGTCATTGGTGAATATGAGTAATGTTACTTTCAACAGGTTTATTAAAAAAAGAACAGGGAAAACCTTTGTCAATTATCTGAATGAAATAAGGATCAGCTATGCTGCACGCTGGCTGATGGAAAAAAATCTTACTGTTTTCGAGATTGCTTTTGAAGCAGGTTTTAATAATATTGCCAATTTCAATAAGGTATTTAAGTCCATCAAAAAGACAACACCAACTGAATTTAAAGAACAATTTAAAGGAGTGAAAAAAATCGAGTGA